A genome region from Planktothrix sp. FACHB-1365 includes the following:
- a CDS encoding Uma2 family endonuclease — MNESLEQIIRRKIQYLPPEHQEEVLSFIEFLEEGHCLIEGHLCEIINRFYQRQKIAQAFLKLPCYFGGKTIIPDISVFRCDRIPVISSGENYQELTIYPDWSIEILSLQQNPTKILGNLLYCSEYGTELGWLIDPVEATVLVVLPEQRVQLLQGEAKLPVLPGIDLDLTIDQVLDWSIIEY, encoded by the coding sequence ATGAATGAATCTTTAGAACAGATAATCAGACGGAAAATTCAATATTTACCTCCTGAACATCAGGAAGAAGTTCTTAGTTTTATTGAGTTTCTGGAAGAAGGACATTGTTTAATAGAAGGTCATCTCTGTGAGATCATTAATCGTTTTTATCAACGCCAAAAAATCGCTCAGGCTTTCCTAAAATTACCCTGCTATTTTGGGGGAAAGACTATTATTCCCGATATTAGCGTATTTCGTTGTGATCGAATTCCAGTAATATCTTCTGGAGAAAATTATCAAGAGCTTACAATTTATCCAGATTGGTCAATTGAAATTTTGTCACTCCAACAAAATCCAACAAAAATTTTAGGAAATTTACTGTATTGTTCTGAATATGGGACAGAATTAGGATGGTTAATTGATCCAGTGGAAGCAACAGTTTTAGTCGTATTGCCAGAACAACGGGTACAATTGTTACAGGGAGAAGCTAAATTACCTGTTTTACCAGGGATAGATTTAGACTTAACCATTGATCAAGTTTTGGACTGGTCAATTATTGAATATTGA